One window of the Methylocystis parvus OBBP genome contains the following:
- a CDS encoding dienelactone hydrolase family protein — MTRKTAADFEPAVLQTFDLYVHGDIDRRGFIDRVARLGLGVAGATSTLEALRPQFAEAEQVKTDDPRIVGRAAEFPSPDGNGVVKGYLVKPAKASGKLPLILVIHENRGLNPHIEDIARRLALADFIAFAPDGLAPLGGYPGDEDKARELFQKLDQEKLRKDFLAAAVALKALPDGNGKVGVVGFCYGGGIANFLATRVPDLGAAVPFYGAQPKAEDVRNIKAPLLIHYAGVDDRINGGWPAYEAALKEAKISYQAFVYPNVQHGFNNDTTPRYDETAAKLAWGRTVDFFNAHLRS; from the coding sequence ATGACCCGAAAGACAGCCGCCGATTTCGAACCTGCCGTTCTCCAGACCTTCGATCTTTATGTCCATGGCGACATCGACCGGCGCGGCTTTATCGACCGCGTCGCGCGACTGGGTCTCGGCGTCGCCGGCGCAACCTCGACTCTCGAAGCGCTCCGGCCGCAATTCGCGGAAGCGGAGCAGGTCAAAACCGACGATCCGCGCATTGTCGGGCGGGCGGCGGAATTTCCGTCCCCCGACGGCAATGGCGTGGTGAAGGGCTATCTCGTCAAACCCGCCAAGGCTTCCGGAAAGCTCCCCCTCATCCTCGTCATTCACGAAAATCGCGGCCTCAATCCCCACATCGAAGACATTGCGCGCCGTCTCGCGCTTGCGGATTTCATCGCCTTCGCGCCGGATGGCCTCGCGCCGCTCGGCGGCTATCCCGGCGACGAAGACAAGGCTCGCGAACTCTTCCAGAAACTCGATCAGGAAAAATTGCGCAAGGACTTCCTCGCCGCCGCCGTCGCCCTGAAGGCTCTTCCGGACGGCAATGGCAAGGTCGGCGTCGTCGGTTTCTGCTATGGCGGCGGCATCGCCAATTTCCTCGCGACAAGAGTTCCAGATCTCGGCGCCGCCGTTCCTTTCTATGGAGCCCAGCCCAAGGCGGAAGACGTCAGGAACATCAAGGCGCCTCTGCTCATCCATTATGCCGGCGTCGACGATCGCATCAATGGCGGCTGGCCGGCCTACGAGGCCGCGCTGAAGGAAGCGAAGATTTCCTATCAGGCCTTCGTCTATCCGAATGTGCAGCACGGCTTCAACAACGACACGACGCCTCGCTACGACGAGACTGCGGCGAAGCTCGCCTGGGGCCGGACTGTCGACTTCTTCAACGCGCATCTGCGCAGCTGA
- a CDS encoding rhodanese-like domain-containing protein, with the protein MQKYLLVTALAAALTANISLAADATPPAAAPAPVAAGPAPVTPANDPAYTYKTLRLNRAAFDSLASRPEQLLVLDIRRPDELIKFGGFPVYLSVQTADVQRSLGSIPRDRLIVVVSNRAHRAGAVGDLLSGYGFHVVGAIGVRDYEDEGGTLTKIAPPASPAQTAAAAAPSQQK; encoded by the coding sequence ATGCAAAAATATCTTCTCGTCACGGCCCTCGCGGCCGCGCTCACGGCCAATATCTCGCTCGCCGCCGACGCCACGCCGCCCGCCGCAGCGCCGGCTCCCGTTGCGGCAGGCCCGGCGCCCGTCACGCCGGCCAACGATCCCGCCTACACATATAAAACCCTCCGCCTCAATCGCGCGGCCTTCGACTCTCTCGCGTCTCGCCCCGAACAACTCCTCGTCCTGGACATTCGTCGCCCCGACGAACTGATCAAATTCGGCGGCTTCCCGGTCTATCTCAGCGTGCAGACGGCCGATGTGCAGCGGAGCCTGGGCTCCATTCCGCGCGATCGCCTGATCGTCGTGGTTTCGAACCGCGCGCATCGCGCCGGCGCCGTCGGAGACCTCCTTTCCGGTTACGGCTTCCATGTTGTCGGCGCCATCGGCGTGCGCGATTATGAAGATGAAGGCGGAACGCTGACGAAGATCGCGCCGCCCGCGTCTCCCGCGCAGACGGCCGCCGCCGCGGCCCCCAGCCAGCAGAAATAA